The Candidatus Nitrosocaldus cavascurensis genome segment ATTGATTGATGAATAGATAGATGGAGGGCTAGAGTATGATATCGAAGAGATCATCTACAGAACAACTGCACTACTATTATCTGGCTTCCTGTCCTTGCTATCCCAACACCAATCCTCTCCCATTCCATATCTAGTATATTCTCTCTATGTGCTTGAGACCTCATCCATGCATTTACTATATCATCCCCAGTACTATCCCTTCCTTGGTAGAGGTTCTCACCTATTGATGTGCAGTTATTGGGCATCCTTGATACTAGAGGCTCGTGGTTATGAGAGATGAAGCCCTTTGATGCATTAACTATTGCATACTTTTTTGCATTCTCTGCAAGCATAACGTCTTTGATAAGTATTGGAAGACCATGCTCTCTCCTAACCCTGTTAGTTGCATCTAACACAGAGTCCTCAAGTTTATGTATATCTGCAAGTGCAAACTCCTTGCTTATATCCATCATGACAAACACTACAAGCACTGTCCATGCTATTACGCATGCTGTAAACAATTTATTCATAGGTTAGAGGAATTGTAAGAATATTTAATATTGCCAGTAGGTTGAGTGATATAATAGATGTTATATAAAGGCTGTTACATGTTATAACACCATTAACCCTGTATAATAATCATGCTATTTAATAATCGAAGAACTCCCTCAACTCATCCCTCTGCACTATAAGAGCAAGCCAGTCTATATGCCCAAGCATACCATCCTTCTCATGCCTAACTACCCTTATGATCTCATCTGCAACATCCTCTGCATCCCTTGATGTGCTATCTATCTCAACTACTTTATCATCCCCAAACCTTTTAACAGCATCATATGTTATTATCCCAAGTATCTCGCTCTGGAGGTTATCCTTTGCCTTGCTCTCACTGTATCCCCTTTGCTTGTAAACATCCCTCAACTCGTATGGTGATCTTCTAAGCACTACAGCAAGATCTATGGAGTCAAGAACATAGGGTGCTAGGTGCCCAACAAGTATAGTGTTATCCTCAACATCCCTGAAG includes the following:
- a CDS encoding CAP domain-containing protein, producing MNKLFTACVIAWTVLVVFVMMDISKEFALADIHKLEDSVLDATNRVRREHGLPILIKDVMLAENAKKYAIVNASKGFISHNHEPLVSRMPNNCTSIGENLYQGRDSTGDDIVNAWMRSQAHRENILDMEWERIGVGIARTGSQIIVVQLFCR
- a CDS encoding adenylate kinase family protein, yielding MRIAITGTPGVGKHTVAKIVADRLGMRLVDINEVAMSSAVIAMDESTYIVDVDKLTDIFRDVEDNTILVGHLAPYVLDSIDLAVVLRRSPYELRDVYKQRGYSESKAKDNLQSEILGIITYDAVKRFGDDKVVEIDSTSRDAEDVADEIIRVVRHEKDGMLGHIDWLALIVQRDELREFFDY